Proteins found in one Seonamhaeicola sp. S2-3 genomic segment:
- a CDS encoding response regulator, with product MAEKIKILMIDDHPMIIEGYQNTLQFTKKETQELYIDIANNCDEAVAYMDKSLKEENPYNMLFIDISLPPSLDGSMSSGEDLAEYARKILPEAKIVILTMYNESFRIHNIIKNINPEGFLIKSDLTSSELASAFQAVLNNPPFYSGTVNSHIRKTIASDIVIDDKNRKILHLLSQGVKTKNLAAHLDISLSAVEKRKKQLKEIFSVDDGQDETLLSEARKKGFV from the coding sequence ATGGCTGAAAAAATAAAAATATTAATGATAGATGACCACCCAATGATTATTGAGGGTTATCAAAACACACTCCAATTTACCAAAAAGGAAACACAAGAATTATATATTGATATTGCAAATAATTGCGATGAAGCTGTTGCTTATATGGATAAATCTTTAAAAGAGGAAAATCCGTATAATATGCTTTTTATAGATATAAGTTTACCACCATCTTTAGATGGTTCAATGAGTTCTGGTGAAGATTTAGCAGAATATGCTAGAAAAATACTTCCAGAAGCAAAAATAGTTATACTTACTATGTATAATGAATCTTTTAGAATTCATAATATCATTAAAAATATAAATCCTGAAGGTTTTTTAATTAAAAGCGATTTAACTTCTAGTGAGTTAGCAAGTGCATTTCAAGCGGTACTTAATAACCCTCCATTTTATAGTGGCACAGTAAACAGCCATATAAGAAAAACCATTGCTAGCGATATTGTAATAGATGATAAAAACCGAAAGATTTTACATTTATTATCTCAAGGTGTAAAAACTAAAAATTTAGCAGCCCATTTAGATATTTCTCTAAGTGCCGTAGAGAAACGAAAAAAGCAATTAAAAGAAATATTTTCAGTAGATGATGGTC